A window of the Nitrosococcus wardiae genome harbors these coding sequences:
- a CDS encoding glycosyltransferase family 2 protein, protein MPLVSVIIPAYNHEGYVSSAVESVLGQTHQNLELIVIDDASQDGTWERLQSFQDNRLRLRRHDTNRGADATLNEAMAIAQGEYLAILNSDDAYDPHRLERLLSVAEQSGGNDAFVFSNVNFIGPSGNQVHHHPRAQSYKALCGHCETLNPANWFFAGNLAITTSNFFFSRSLANRVGAFFPLRYTHDWDWALRASRYSAPIWIRENLLAYRVHEANTLSEDDLWRHIHENSYIQAKALLSPGLRLGNGSEAEARAEALLLVLMQNESLHPVSLLCYLIYGLVGVKEQRLLEFAGGDGASWRLQQMAKAASCPPEIFRSIQQLADQASMLAERWQVIQQMNGEIANRDQCIASQATMIEERWHIIQQMNDEIANRDQCIASQAAMIEERWDIIQQMNGEIANRDSQIEAMQAEIAKLNGNFFIRANRYLKRIWSKFLVL, encoded by the coding sequence ATGCCCCTGGTAAGCGTGATTATCCCCGCCTACAATCACGAAGGCTACGTCTCCTCGGCGGTGGAGAGCGTGCTTGGCCAAACTCATCAGAATCTGGAACTCATTGTCATCGACGATGCCTCCCAGGACGGTACGTGGGAGAGACTGCAATCTTTCCAGGATAACCGCCTACGCCTGCGCCGACATGATACCAATCGGGGGGCTGACGCCACCCTTAATGAGGCGATGGCCATAGCCCAGGGGGAATACCTTGCTATCCTGAATTCGGATGATGCGTATGACCCCCACCGGCTCGAGCGGTTGCTATCAGTGGCTGAGCAGTCGGGCGGGAACGATGCTTTTGTTTTCAGCAATGTGAACTTCATTGGCCCCTCGGGAAACCAGGTTCACCATCACCCTCGCGCCCAAAGCTATAAAGCATTGTGTGGCCATTGTGAAACATTGAATCCAGCGAATTGGTTCTTCGCCGGCAATCTCGCCATTACCACCTCCAATTTCTTTTTTTCCCGCTCTCTAGCCAATCGGGTCGGCGCTTTTTTTCCTCTGCGCTATACCCACGACTGGGATTGGGCCTTACGGGCCAGCCGGTACAGCGCACCCATCTGGATTCGGGAAAATTTGCTGGCCTATCGTGTCCATGAAGCCAATACCCTGTCCGAAGATGACCTCTGGCGCCATATCCATGAAAACTCCTATATTCAGGCCAAGGCGCTGCTCTCACCGGGATTACGTTTAGGGAATGGCTCGGAAGCGGAAGCCCGGGCGGAAGCCCTCCTCTTGGTATTGATGCAGAATGAGAGCTTACATCCGGTTTCTCTTTTATGTTATTTGATTTATGGTCTTGTGGGGGTGAAAGAGCAGCGCTTGCTGGAGTTTGCGGGTGGCGATGGTGCAAGTTGGCGATTGCAGCAGATGGCGAAGGCGGCTTCCTGCCCCCCAGAGATTTTTCGTTCCATTCAGCAGCTCGCTGATCAGGCCTCCATGCTGGCTGAACGTTGGCAAGTGATACAACAGATGAATGGCGAAATCGCCAACCGAGATCAATGTATTGCCAGCCAAGCGACAATGATTGAGGAGCGTTGGCATATTATCCAGCAGATGAATGATGAAATTGCCAACCGGGATCAGTGTATTGCCAGCCAAGCAGCCATGATTGAGGAGCGCTGGGATATTATCCAGCAGATGAATGGCGAAATTGCCAACCGGGATAGTCAAATCGAAGCGATGCAGGCGGAGATAGCAAAACTGAATGGGAATTTCTTTATCCGGGCAAATCGGTACCTTAAACGGATATGGTCGAAATTTTTGGTGCTTTAG
- a CDS encoding class I SAM-dependent methyltransferase, translating to MSSERSLKFRQRQHNRYWWHQAPNTDYIPIPYSFLDESEWLLVQDWFEDTERQYPSTGEANVPPLSLLIGLISGSAINRIVQCGHYVGYSTLLLGFLLRKMNQKNALFSIDIDEGVTRYTAGWVAKAGLEEQVRLCVADSADREGPARASAYFGDLPPQLVFIDSSHQYEHTLKELDLWYTALPLGGLLVLHDTSQFAAAFDSTGKGGVFRAVSEWCAVRGMTGLMLNSFVTGGSPGDFPYGDGCGLTLIQKSSL from the coding sequence ATGAGTAGTGAGAGATCTCTGAAATTCCGGCAACGCCAACACAATCGCTACTGGTGGCACCAGGCACCCAATACGGATTATATCCCCATTCCCTACAGCTTTCTTGATGAGAGTGAGTGGTTGTTAGTTCAGGATTGGTTTGAGGATACAGAGCGTCAATACCCCAGTACGGGGGAGGCTAATGTGCCGCCCCTGTCTTTGTTGATTGGACTGATTTCCGGCAGCGCCATCAACCGGATCGTGCAATGCGGCCATTATGTGGGGTACTCGACTTTGCTGTTGGGGTTTCTTCTGCGTAAGATGAACCAAAAAAACGCGCTTTTTTCCATCGATATCGATGAAGGGGTAACGAGATATACGGCAGGTTGGGTTGCCAAGGCGGGATTGGAGGAACAAGTGCGTTTATGTGTTGCCGATTCTGCTGATAGGGAGGGACCTGCCCGGGCATCGGCGTATTTTGGTGATTTGCCGCCCCAACTGGTGTTTATTGATTCCAGTCATCAATATGAGCATACCTTGAAAGAGCTGGACCTATGGTACACTGCGCTGCCCCTGGGGGGGTTGTTGGTTTTGCACGATACCAGCCAGTTTGCGGCAGCGTTTGATTCCACTGGTAAAGGGGGTGTGTTCCGGGCAGTGAGCGAATGGTGTGCGGTTCGGGGGATGACAGGGTTGATGCTTAATTCCTTTGTTACTGGAGGCTCGCCGGGGGATTTCCCCTATGGGGATGGTTGCGGTTTGACCCTCATTCAGAAAAGCTCATTATAG